A segment of the Symmachiella macrocystis genome:
AAAAACCCGCTGGAGGAGGCTGGGCCATCTCGCTGTGGGCCGAGGTGCAAAGCGTGGTCGAACTCTGCGACGAATCTATTTTACCACGCCTTTCGGGGCAGCATGTGTACGCGCCTCGCACCTTGGACGAACGGTTTCACTATCGCACGCCAGGACTGTTTGTGTTGCCGGTCCGTGTTTTTCGGTTGCCAGAACCGATCGTGATTCCCAATTCACCGCATTTCGCCGGCTGTAGCAGTTGGGTCGATCTGCCGGACAGCATCGCCACGGATGGAGTCGAGCCGGTGTTAAGCGACGACGAATTCGCTGTGCGGTTGCACGACCTGTATGCCGCATTGTCCCCGTCAGCGACAGCATAGCTGGTGGATTTAATGTCAGGCACGTTGGCGGCAGCGAATCAACAAGACGCCCTCGATTGAACCAGAATACTGAACTTCAAATACGACTTGAGAACCATGCTCGACACACCATTAACAACGGACGATATTGCGGCGTTTCATCGCGATGGATTTATTGTGATTCCGCACCTATTTGACACCGAGGAGATCGACCTCTTGGGGAAGATCGCCCGCGCGGATCAGCTGATGGCGGCCAATGCCAGTGGGCGTCGGGATGGGGAAGGCGGAACGGTCAAATTATCAATCTCCAATGAATTGGAAGAGGACATCTATGCGGCGTTTGTCCGTTGTCCACGCTTGGCCGGGACGATGGAGCAACTGCTCGGCGGCGAGGTTTATCATTATCACCATAAGATGATTCTCAAGGAACCGCTGATCGGCGGCGCTTGGGAATGGCATCAGGATTATGGGTATTGGTACAACAACGGCTGCCTGTTTCCGGAC
Coding sequences within it:
- a CDS encoding DUF1802 family protein; its protein translation is MMLTTTTGRIAFKEWAAVCQTLRTGRQIAIFRKGGIHEGREGFRVEHDAFWMFPTYEHQSREGLSDEAADLLELSQAKKPAGGGWAISLWAEVQSVVELCDESILPRLSGQHVYAPRTLDERFHYRTPGLFVLPVRVFRLPEPIVIPNSPHFAGCSSWVDLPDSIATDGVEPVLSDDEFAVRLHDLYAALSPSATA